The Candidatus Margulisiibacteriota bacterium genome contains the following window.
CCATGGTGGTCCCGAACAAGGTCGAGACCGGGAAGGTCAGGACCAAAATCGACGGCAGTTTGTAGACCAGCAATTTCAGGACCGCCAGGAGCGGCACTCCTTTGTTGATGATCAGATCGGCCATCGTGAAGAGGAGATCGACCGTCATCACCAGAATGAAACCGACGACCCCGATAAAAAAGGGGCCGAGCATCTCACGGATGACGTAGCGGTCGAGTATCTTCATCTAGTCAGAATCTCGGCGTCGTTTAACTTCCCGCCGTTTGGCCTCCTCTTCCTCTCTCCTCCGCCGTTGCGAAGGCTTTTCGTAAAACTCCCGCTTCTTCATCTCGTCCAAGGTCCCTTCATGGCGCAATTTCATTTTGAATTTGCGCAGGGCCTTTTCGAGTTCTTCTCCCTTGCGGATCTCAATTTTTGGCATTCTCTTTTCCTCCTCTCTGTATTGGCTTATCATATTCGTATTCCAAACAGCACATCAAGCGGCCGCAAACCCCCGAGGTCTTGGTCGGCGAGATCGCGAGCCCCTGGTCCTTGGCCATGCGCACCGTCACGTGCTTCGGTTTATCGAGCCAGACCGAACAGCAAAGCGAGCGGCCGCAGGGTCCCATCCCCCCCAGCAACCGGGCGTCGTCGCGCGGCGAAACCTGCCGCAGATCGACTTTGGCCGACAGGGTCACCGACAGGTCGCGCGAGAGTTCGCGCAGGACCGGCGGCTTGTCGTTATTCCCTTTGTTCCGGTAATAGATGATCAACCGGCTGTCATCAAAAAGATATTCCAGGTTGATGATCTTGATCGGCAATTCATATTCTTTGATCTTCTGAACGGTCGCCTGCAGGGCCTCTCCTTCTTTGACCTGGATCTGCTTTTCCT
Protein-coding sequences here:
- the rpsU gene encoding 30S ribosomal protein S21, producing MPKIEIRKGEELEKALRKFKMKLRHEGTLDEMKKREFYEKPSQRRRREEEEAKRREVKRRRDSD
- the ricT gene encoding regulatory iron-sulfur-containing complex subunit RicT is translated as MNDRKLGIRLRKFNRICPITGYREESIKIGSPVIVQTDRGVEFGEIISFTAGTSRALSRDVRLKKVLRYATPEDLEKEKQIQVKEGEALQATVQKIKEYELPIKIINLEYLFDDSRLIIYYRNKGNNDKPPVLRELSRDLSVTLSAKVDLRQVSPRDDARLLGGMGPCGRSLCCSVWLDKPKHVTVRMAKDQGLAISPTKTSGVCGRLMCCLEYEYDKPIQRGGKENAKN